The Asticcacaulis excentricus genome has a segment encoding these proteins:
- the fabD gene encoding ACP S-malonyltransferase, translating to MTLAFVFPGQGSQSVGMGSELFDNFAAAREVFGEVNEVLGQDLLRLMREGPEADLTLTENAQPALMAVSLAVVRVLKADFGVDVSKAAFCAGHSLGEYSALAAMEVLTLADAARLLKLRGQAMQRAVPVGQGAMAALIGAKADLALAEAACEAGRAAGVVVVANDNNAGQVVISGEKAAVDLAVEKAKELGAKAMLLNVSAPFHSPLMQPAAEEMAEALSKTTFHDPKSVLVANVTAQPVGDKAQFAPLLIEQVTGRVRWRESVQWLAQDGGVTQFAELGAGKVLSGMIKRLAPDSEAVALNGAADFEAFAKSL from the coding sequence ATGACTCTGGCATTCGTTTTTCCGGGACAGGGCTCTCAGAGCGTCGGCATGGGGAGCGAGCTGTTCGATAATTTCGCGGCTGCCCGTGAGGTCTTCGGCGAAGTCAACGAGGTGTTGGGGCAGGACCTGCTCCGGCTGATGCGCGAAGGCCCGGAAGCCGACCTGACACTGACCGAAAATGCGCAGCCCGCCCTGATGGCCGTTTCGCTGGCGGTTGTTCGCGTGCTGAAGGCGGATTTCGGGGTTGATGTGTCGAAGGCCGCTTTCTGCGCCGGTCACTCGCTGGGCGAATATTCGGCGCTGGCGGCGATGGAGGTGCTGACGCTTGCGGACGCGGCCAGACTGTTGAAACTGCGCGGTCAGGCCATGCAGCGCGCCGTGCCGGTGGGGCAGGGCGCTATGGCGGCCCTGATCGGGGCCAAGGCCGATCTGGCCCTGGCCGAAGCCGCCTGCGAAGCCGGACGTGCCGCAGGTGTGGTCGTCGTGGCCAATGACAATAATGCCGGGCAGGTGGTGATTTCCGGTGAAAAGGCCGCCGTCGATCTGGCGGTCGAAAAGGCGAAGGAACTGGGGGCCAAGGCCATGCTGCTCAATGTGTCTGCACCTTTCCACAGTCCGCTGATGCAGCCGGCGGCCGAGGAAATGGCTGAGGCCCTGTCCAAGACCACCTTCCATGACCCGAAGTCCGTGCTGGTGGCCAATGTCACGGCCCAGCCGGTCGGCGACAAGGCGCAGTTTGCGCCGCTGCTGATCGAGCAGGTGACGGGCCGCGTGCGCTGGCGCGAGTCGGTGCAGTGGCTGGCGCAGGACGGCGGCGTGACGCAGTTTGCCGAGCTTGGCGCGGGCAAGGTGCTGAGCGGCATGATCAAGCGTCTGGCCCCCGACTCCGAAGCCGTGGCGCTGAATGGCGCGGCGGATTTTGAAGCGTTTGCCAAAAGCCTCTGA
- a CDS encoding alpha/beta hydrolase family protein → MRMLKHSVFAGVLAACAFSTAAEADPANTLGPPPPLTAFSKLPDIDKVALSPDGKRIALIKGYGAQRLLLDIDLEKDDFKALKVGDVKVRSLFWGDETRIILISSQSVYLRDFVGGKDEYYSGQILDLSRNKTFAMFDNVEGFYPIVMGDYNRIKIKDAYRVTASNVKIQGEGLRSLYNFDLNTGRGREMEVVPHHVQNWIVRPDGEIMARAEYDRDTRVWTLRYRQNGKYRAIYSEKQLLDAPSLLGRGRDDESVLVYINAGEKAGNYYEVFPDGRFSEPLDTKGSNVGTFYHPATGKLAGFINYSPDGLAYTFFAPDLASLPRLIEKGMPDYTYRSLVDVSDDGKKIIVYGEGPGDPGSYYFIDYTTRSFKIVGQTRPEVPAEWVAEKRKVTYKAADGLEINGYLTLPPGREAKNLPLIVLPHGGPESYDDISYEWMSQAIASRGYAVLQPNFRGSSGYGEAFTEKGYGEWGRKMQTDLSDGVRYLAKEGTIDPKRVCIVGASYGGYAAMAGATLDPGVYRCASGIAPVTNLKKMISYEEESVGYDKKARKVLYWKRFLGDESRWAEVSPDLKAANVTIPIQLIHGKDDTVVPIDQSYRMRDALKKAGKEVDLILLKDEDHHLSREATRVQTMDAVVSFIEKHNPPYQ, encoded by the coding sequence ATGCGTATGCTCAAACACAGCGTCTTTGCAGGCGTTCTGGCGGCCTGTGCCTTTTCGACGGCGGCCGAAGCTGATCCGGCCAATACACTGGGGCCACCGCCGCCACTGACGGCCTTTAGCAAATTACCGGACATTGATAAGGTCGCCCTGTCGCCCGACGGGAAGCGTATCGCCCTGATTAAAGGGTACGGGGCCCAACGCCTCTTGCTGGATATTGACCTTGAAAAGGATGACTTCAAAGCGCTGAAGGTCGGCGATGTGAAGGTCCGCTCGCTGTTTTGGGGGGATGAGACGCGCATCATCCTGATTTCGTCGCAATCCGTTTATCTGCGCGACTTTGTCGGCGGCAAGGATGAGTATTATTCGGGACAAATACTCGATTTGTCGCGCAACAAGACCTTCGCGATGTTTGATAATGTGGAGGGTTTTTATCCCATCGTTATGGGCGATTATAACCGCATCAAGATCAAGGACGCTTACCGGGTCACCGCCTCCAACGTCAAAATTCAGGGCGAGGGCCTGCGCAGTCTGTATAATTTCGATCTGAATACCGGGCGCGGTCGTGAAATGGAGGTTGTGCCCCATCACGTTCAAAACTGGATCGTGCGTCCGGATGGCGAGATCATGGCGCGGGCCGAATATGATCGTGACACCAGGGTGTGGACGCTGCGTTACCGGCAGAATGGCAAGTATCGTGCGATCTACTCGGAAAAGCAGTTGCTGGACGCCCCGTCTCTTTTGGGACGCGGCCGCGATGACGAATCGGTGCTGGTCTATATCAATGCTGGCGAAAAGGCCGGCAACTATTACGAAGTCTTCCCGGATGGCCGGTTCAGCGAGCCTCTGGATACCAAGGGCAGCAATGTCGGCACCTTCTATCATCCGGCGACGGGCAAGCTGGCGGGATTTATCAACTACAGCCCCGATGGCCTCGCCTATACCTTCTTTGCCCCTGATCTGGCCAGCCTGCCACGTCTGATCGAAAAAGGGATGCCAGACTATACCTACCGCAGCCTTGTGGACGTTTCGGATGATGGCAAAAAGATTATTGTCTATGGCGAAGGCCCTGGCGATCCCGGCTCCTACTACTTTATCGACTACACCACCAGAAGCTTCAAGATCGTAGGGCAAACGCGCCCCGAAGTGCCTGCAGAATGGGTCGCCGAAAAACGCAAGGTGACCTATAAGGCGGCGGACGGGCTGGAGATTAACGGCTACCTGACCCTGCCGCCGGGTCGGGAAGCGAAAAACCTGCCGCTTATCGTGCTGCCGCATGGCGGGCCAGAGTCCTATGACGACATCAGCTACGAGTGGATGTCTCAGGCCATTGCCTCGCGCGGCTATGCCGTCCTGCAACCCAATTTCCGCGGCTCCAGCGGCTATGGGGAGGCCTTTACGGAAAAGGGCTATGGCGAATGGGGCCGCAAAATGCAGACCGACCTGTCGGACGGCGTGCGCTATCTGGCCAAGGAAGGCACGATCGACCCCAAGCGGGTGTGCATCGTCGGTGCCTCCTACGGTGGCTATGCGGCCATGGCGGGCGCGACGCTCGATCCCGGCGTCTATCGCTGCGCCAGCGGCATTGCGCCCGTCACCAATCTCAAGAAGATGATTTCTTACGAAGAAGAGTCCGTCGGCTATGATAAAAAGGCTCGGAAGGTGCTCTACTGGAAGCGTTTTCTGGGCGATGAAAGCCGCTGGGCGGAGGTGTCTCCGGACCTGAAAGCGGCCAATGTCACCATCCCCATCCAACTGATTCACGGCAAGGACGACACGGTCGTGCCGATTGATCAGAGCTACCGGATGCGCGACGCCCTCAAAAAAGCCGGTAAGGAGGTTGATCTGATTTTATTGAAAGACGAGGATCACCACCTGTCGCGTGAAGCGACCCGTGTGCAGACCATGGATGCCGTGGTCAGCTTCATCGAAAAGCACAACCCGCCTTACCAATGA
- the rpsR gene encoding 30S ribosomal protein S18, producing MAEDTIAATPGAPVGSAPARRPFFRRRKVCPFSGANAPKIDYKDVKLLQRYISERGKIVPSRITAVSQKKQRELAKAIKRARFLALLPYVVK from the coding sequence ATGGCTGAAGACACTATCGCCGCCACTCCGGGCGCTCCCGTCGGCTCCGCTCCGGCTCGTCGTCCGTTTTTCCGCCGCCGCAAGGTGTGCCCGTTCTCCGGCGCCAACGCCCCGAAGATCGACTACAAGGACGTGAAGCTGCTGCAACGCTACATCTCCGAGCGCGGCAAGATCGTGCCGTCGCGCATCACCGCTGTGTCGCAAAAGAAGCAACGTGAGCTGGCCAAGGCCATCAAGCGCGCCCGCTTCTTGGCACTTCTGCCCTACGTCGTGAAGTAA
- a CDS encoding peroxiredoxin, whose protein sequence is MITRAALIAAAFALTAASPALAALKVGDKAPDFMVKAATNGKVHDFSLKSALKQGPVIVYFYPKAFTGGCSLEARQFSENMDKFAAKKISVVGLSADDVPTLQKFSTADCGGKFPVGSDKGAKIAEKYDAKLPAVPMSGRVSYVISKDGKIAFVHDSKDAATHVPSLLAAANGLK, encoded by the coding sequence ATGATCACCCGTGCCGCTCTGATTGCCGCTGCCTTTGCCCTTACCGCCGCCTCCCCCGCCCTTGCCGCGCTCAAGGTGGGCGACAAGGCGCCCGACTTCATGGTCAAGGCCGCCACCAATGGCAAGGTTCATGATTTTTCGCTGAAATCGGCCCTGAAGCAGGGCCCGGTGATCGTGTACTTCTATCCCAAGGCCTTTACCGGTGGCTGTTCGCTGGAGGCGCGTCAGTTTTCCGAGAACATGGACAAGTTCGCCGCCAAAAAGATCAGCGTTGTGGGCCTTTCGGCGGATGATGTGCCGACGCTTCAGAAGTTCTCGACCGCGGACTGCGGCGGCAAGTTCCCGGTGGGCTCCGACAAGGGGGCCAAGATTGCTGAAAAATACGACGCCAAGCTGCCGGCGGTGCCCATGTCGGGCCGCGTTTCCTACGTGATCAGCAAGGATGGCAAGATCGCTTTCGTGCATGACTCGAAAGACGCTGCCACCCACGTCCCCAGCCTGCTGGCCGCCGCGAATGGCCTGAAATAA
- the rplI gene encoding 50S ribosomal protein L9, which yields MKVVLLERVENLGVIGDVVSVKDGFARNFLLPRHKALRATTANLKFFEAQKEQIVARNAAARSAAETQGAELDGQQYVIIRQAGETGQLYGSVTGRDVADAVAETGGKVERNQIVLDTPIKTLGLHTLKVRLHAEVTISITVNVARSAEEAERQAAGENVIASQFEEDRLADEAAAADLLEGGAGQAIEESYEY from the coding sequence ATGAAAGTTGTTCTCCTGGAACGCGTTGAAAATCTGGGCGTTATCGGTGACGTCGTGTCGGTTAAGGACGGCTTTGCCCGTAACTTCCTGCTGCCGCGTCACAAGGCCCTGCGCGCCACGACCGCCAATCTGAAGTTCTTTGAAGCTCAGAAGGAACAGATCGTCGCCCGTAACGCCGCCGCTCGCTCGGCCGCCGAAACGCAAGGCGCCGAACTGGACGGTCAGCAGTACGTGATCATCCGTCAGGCGGGTGAAACCGGTCAGCTCTACGGTTCGGTCACCGGCCGTGACGTCGCCGACGCGGTCGCCGAAACCGGCGGCAAGGTCGAGCGCAATCAAATCGTTCTCGATACCCCGATCAAGACCCTCGGCCTGCACACCCTCAAGGTGCGCCTGCATGCCGAAGTCACGATCTCGATCACGGTCAACGTCGCGCGTTCGGCTGAAGAAGCCGAGCGTCAGGCCGCGGGCGAAAACGTTATCGCCTCGCAGTTTGAAGAAGACCGTCTGGCTGACGAAGCCGCCGCTGCCGACCTTCTCGAAGGCGGCGCCGGTCAGGCCATCGAAGAGTCGTACGAGTATTAA
- a CDS encoding P-II family nitrogen regulator, which produces MKKIEAVIKPFKLDEVKEALQEIGVQGMTVLEAKGYGRQKGHSELYRGAEYVVDFLPKIKIELVVADDLAPAALEAIQTAARTGKIGDGKIFVSDVIDVVRIRTGESGPQAV; this is translated from the coding sequence ATGAAAAAGATCGAAGCTGTTATCAAACCCTTCAAGCTGGACGAAGTGAAGGAAGCCCTTCAGGAAATCGGCGTGCAGGGTATGACCGTTCTGGAAGCCAAGGGCTACGGCCGCCAGAAAGGACATTCCGAACTCTACCGGGGTGCGGAATATGTTGTTGATTTTCTGCCGAAGATCAAAATTGAACTCGTGGTTGCCGACGATCTGGCACCGGCCGCACTTGAGGCCATCCAGACCGCCGCACGCACAGGCAAGATTGGCGACGGCAAGATTTTTGTGAGCGATGTCATTGATGTCGTTCGCATCCGCACCGGGGAGTCCGGACCGCAAGCGGTCTGA
- a CDS encoding TorF family putative porin: MKKFLLAATIAASALVAGAASAEGALSYNIAATNNYVWRGISQSNKEAAVQGGIDYTNGSFYAGTWASNVDFGSDASLEVDLYAGVKPTVGNWSFDFGAIYYAYPDEDALNFGELKAGFSHPMGKGTIGAAMYTNWETLENPYYELNAAYPLTEKWSVSGAMGKQELSAGDYTTWNIGAGYALTQNLSLDVRYWDTGDHALGLAANGRNLMKEQIAVTLKAAF; this comes from the coding sequence ATGAAGAAGTTCCTCCTCGCCGCTACGATCGCCGCCAGCGCTCTGGTCGCCGGTGCCGCCTCCGCTGAAGGCGCCCTCAGCTACAACATCGCCGCCACCAACAACTACGTCTGGCGCGGTATCTCGCAATCGAACAAGGAAGCCGCTGTTCAGGGTGGTATCGACTACACCAACGGCTCCTTCTACGCCGGCACCTGGGCGTCGAACGTCGATTTCGGCTCGGACGCTTCGCTGGAAGTCGATCTGTACGCCGGCGTGAAGCCGACCGTTGGCAACTGGTCGTTCGACTTCGGTGCCATCTACTATGCCTATCCGGACGAAGACGCGCTGAACTTCGGCGAACTGAAGGCTGGTTTCTCGCACCCGATGGGCAAGGGCACGATCGGTGCAGCCATGTACACCAACTGGGAAACGCTGGAAAACCCGTACTATGAGCTGAACGCGGCCTATCCGCTGACCGAAAAGTGGTCGGTTTCGGGTGCCATGGGCAAACAGGAACTGTCGGCAGGTGACTATACCACCTGGAACATTGGTGCTGGTTACGCCCTGACCCAAAACCTGTCGCTCGACGTCCGCTACTGGGACACCGGCGACCACGCTCTGGGCCTGGCGGCTAACGGCCGCAACCTCATGAAGGAGCAGATCGCTGTGACCCTCAAGGCGGCGTTCTAA
- the glnA gene encoding type I glutamate--ammonia ligase, protein MTAADILKLIKEKDVKYVDVRFTDVRGKMQHVTFDIDLVDEDFLNDGTMFDGSSIAGWKAINESDMKLRPDLKTAYIDPFYQQTTLFLFCDVINPDTNEPYNRDPRSIAKKALAYVQSAGIGDTVYFGPEAEFFLFDDVRWSIAPNNTGFSFDSSELPINSAKEYAEGNMGHRPGPKGGYFPVNPVDSCQDLRGEMLAVMGELGMEPEKHHHEVAPAQHELGLKFSDMLTMADRTQLYKYVVQNVAHAYGKTATFMPKPMFGDNGSGMHVHQSIWKNGKPLFAGDKYAGLSDLCLWYIGGIIKHAKAINAFANPTTNSYKRLVPGYEAPVKLAYSSRNRSASIRIPWVSSPKGKRIEARFPDPLGNPYLTFTALLMAGLDGIENRIDPGPAADKNLYDLPPQEQKAVPEVCGSLREALDNLDKDRAFLKKGGVFDDDFIDSYIELKMEEVMAFELRPHPIEFEMYYKG, encoded by the coding sequence ATGACCGCAGCAGACATTCTCAAGCTCATCAAGGAAAAGGACGTCAAGTACGTTGACGTTCGCTTCACCGACGTTCGCGGCAAGATGCAGCATGTGACCTTCGACATCGATCTCGTCGATGAAGACTTCCTCAATGACGGCACCATGTTCGACGGTTCGTCGATCGCCGGCTGGAAGGCCATCAACGAATCCGACATGAAGCTGCGCCCGGACCTGAAGACGGCCTATATCGACCCCTTCTATCAGCAGACGACCCTCTTCCTGTTCTGCGACGTCATCAATCCGGACACCAACGAGCCCTATAACCGCGACCCGCGCTCGATCGCCAAGAAGGCGCTCGCCTACGTGCAGTCGGCCGGCATCGGCGACACCGTCTATTTCGGTCCGGAAGCCGAATTCTTCCTGTTCGACGACGTCCGCTGGTCGATCGCCCCGAACAATACCGGCTTCTCCTTCGACTCTTCGGAACTGCCGATCAATTCGGCCAAGGAATATGCCGAAGGCAATATGGGTCACCGTCCGGGCCCGAAGGGCGGCTACTTCCCGGTTAACCCGGTCGACTCGTGCCAGGACCTGCGCGGCGAAATGCTCGCCGTCATGGGCGAACTGGGCATGGAACCGGAAAAGCACCACCACGAAGTGGCTCCGGCCCAGCACGAGCTTGGCCTGAAGTTCTCGGACATGCTGACCATGGCCGACCGTACCCAGCTCTATAAGTACGTCGTGCAGAACGTCGCCCACGCCTATGGCAAGACCGCGACCTTCATGCCGAAGCCGATGTTCGGTGACAACGGTTCGGGCATGCACGTCCACCAGTCGATCTGGAAGAACGGCAAGCCGCTGTTCGCCGGTGACAAGTATGCCGGCCTGTCGGACCTGTGCCTGTGGTACATCGGCGGCATCATCAAGCACGCCAAGGCCATCAACGCCTTCGCCAACCCGACGACCAATTCCTACAAGCGTCTGGTTCCGGGCTACGAAGCCCCGGTGAAGCTGGCCTATTCGTCGCGTAACCGTTCGGCCTCGATCCGTATTCCGTGGGTCTCCTCGCCGAAGGGCAAGCGTATCGAAGCGCGCTTCCCCGATCCGCTGGGCAACCCCTACCTGACCTTCACCGCCCTGCTGATGGCCGGTCTCGACGGTATCGAAAACCGTATCGATCCGGGCCCCGCGGCCGACAAGAACCTGTACGACCTGCCGCCGCAAGAGCAAAAGGCCGTGCCGGAAGTCTGCGGCAGCCTGCGTGAAGCCCTTGACAACCTCGACAAGGACCGCGCCTTCCTCAAGAAGGGTGGCGTGTTCGACGACGACTTCATCGACTCCTACATCGAATTGAAGATGGAAGAAGTGATGGCCTTCGAACTGCGTCCGCACCCGATCGAGTTCGAGATGTACTACAAGGGCTAA
- a CDS encoding TorF family putative porin has translation MKKVIIIAAATTALFTAGAASAEGTVSYNVGVTSDYVWRGVTQTDENAAIQGGIDYTNGIFYAGTWASNVDFGGKADYELDLYAGVKPTAGNFTFDIGVLAYLYPQEDDLNFEEVKLGVSHPLGKGTIGAAAYFNTDDNFEDYFEVNAAYPLTDKVSVSGAFGDYGTYNTWNLGGAYAFTSNLSVDLRYHDTDVDTRYSDERVVLSLKAAF, from the coding sequence ATGAAAAAAGTAATTATCATTGCCGCAGCCACTACAGCTCTGTTCACGGCGGGTGCCGCCTCGGCCGAAGGTACGGTCAGCTATAATGTCGGGGTTACGTCCGACTACGTCTGGCGTGGCGTCACCCAGACTGACGAAAACGCGGCTATTCAGGGCGGTATCGATTACACCAACGGCATCTTTTACGCCGGCACCTGGGCGTCCAACGTCGATTTCGGTGGCAAGGCCGATTATGAGCTGGACCTTTACGCAGGGGTAAAGCCCACAGCCGGTAATTTTACCTTCGACATCGGCGTGCTGGCCTATCTCTATCCGCAGGAAGACGACCTGAATTTCGAGGAAGTCAAACTGGGCGTTAGCCACCCCCTCGGCAAGGGCACGATCGGTGCAGCGGCCTATTTCAACACAGATGACAATTTCGAAGACTATTTCGAAGTCAACGCCGCCTACCCCCTGACCGATAAGGTGTCCGTTTCCGGCGCATTTGGTGACTATGGCACCTACAATACCTGGAACCTCGGTGGGGCCTACGCCTTCACCTCCAACCTGTCTGTGGACCTGCGTTACCACGATACCGATGTCGATACACGTTACAGCGACGAACGTGTTGTGCTCAGCCTGAAGGCCGCGTTTTAA
- the rpsF gene encoding 30S ribosomal protein S6, with protein MALYEHVVLARQDISPQQAEGLNDTLKALIEELGGSVAKIEYWGLRNLTYRVKKNRKAHYSLLAIDAPAAAVKEMERQLSINEDVIRFLTVRVEELDLELSPVLSRRDRPERAERSERAEFAEQ; from the coding sequence ATGGCACTTTATGAACACGTCGTGCTCGCACGGCAGGACATTTCGCCGCAACAGGCGGAAGGTCTCAACGATACCCTCAAGGCGCTGATCGAAGAACTGGGCGGCTCGGTCGCCAAGATCGAATACTGGGGTCTGCGCAACCTCACCTACCGCGTGAAGAAGAACCGCAAGGCGCACTACTCGCTGCTGGCCATTGATGCGCCGGCCGCCGCCGTAAAGGAAATGGAACGTCAGTTGTCGATCAACGAAGACGTCATCCGCTTCCTGACCGTTCGCGTCGAAGAGCTGGATCTGGAACTGTCGCCGGTTCTGTCGCGTCGTGACCGTCCGGAGCGCGCTGAGCGTTCCGAACGTGCTGAATTCGCTGAGCAATAA
- a CDS encoding TIGR02466 family protein codes for MKEVPAPATLMPLFVTEVYRTDLADSPAEPLLTRLEAASMRLAQTDTAGRNWSRRQGYLGYTSYESIVDLRTEDPAFSELIDMLDVQVTLYARLIELDLRGKTPRMATMWINLLEQGGAHSAHIHTHSAFSGTLYLTVPNGSGALQFEDPRLGFMMCAPQRLPSALPFRQTFVPVPPARGTLLLWESWLRHEVATNQSPHSRLSISFNYTL; via the coding sequence ATGAAGGAAGTACCGGCACCTGCCACACTGATGCCGTTGTTCGTCACAGAGGTCTATCGCACCGATCTGGCGGACAGTCCGGCAGAGCCCCTTCTGACACGACTGGAAGCCGCTTCGATGCGTCTGGCGCAAACCGACACGGCCGGGCGTAACTGGTCCAGACGTCAGGGCTATCTCGGCTACACGTCTTATGAAAGCATAGTTGACCTTAGGACCGAAGACCCGGCATTCAGCGAACTGATAGATATGCTGGACGTTCAGGTGACTCTATATGCGCGTCTGATTGAACTGGACCTTCGCGGTAAAACCCCGCGCATGGCGACTATGTGGATCAACCTGCTTGAGCAGGGTGGTGCCCATTCGGCGCACATCCACACCCACAGCGCCTTTTCTGGCACGCTGTACCTGACAGTGCCCAACGGGTCCGGTGCCCTGCAGTTTGAAGATCCGCGACTGGGCTTTATGATGTGCGCACCACAACGCCTGCCCTCAGCACTCCCCTTTCGTCAGACCTTCGTGCCTGTGCCCCCGGCCCGCGGCACCTTGCTCCTGTGGGAAAGCTGGCTTAGGCATGAGGTTGCGACTAATCAAAGCCCGCACTCACGCTTGTCGATCAGCTTCAACTACACGCTTTGA
- a CDS encoding ammonium transporter encodes MKTWIKFSKVLAASAALLMTAPVVTVAHAAAVTSEAAVSEVAPASEAAPAEAAAAEAPAPALLAHQKPLELDLASSSFVFLSTALVLMMTLPGLALFYGGMVRKKNVIATVTQSVAVSCVAGILWYVVGYSLSFGVADKALFGLPAETVNKFIGGFDTVLLKGVTKDTAFNLAPGLPEMLWISYQMTFAIITPALITGAFAERIKLSGLLLFMALWSVFVYAPICHQVWGGGFMGSMGVLDFAGGAVVHVNSGVAGLVAALFLGRRKGYGTEEMAPNNLIFVMIGAALLFVGWIGFNAGSAWTPDGIGAAALLNTILAALAAALSWKLVEWTIRRKPSLLGILSGLVAGLVAITPAAGFVNPTGALIIGLIAGPVCYVFASWVKKLLGYDDSLDAFGIHGAGGALGAVLTGVFADPAINSLSEGASVGTQIMGLVYTILWSAIGTLVILVICKFTTGLRVSEADEEAGLDSALHDEVHH; translated from the coding sequence TTGAAAACGTGGATTAAATTCTCAAAGGTGCTTGCGGCCTCCGCAGCCCTCCTCATGACGGCTCCGGTCGTCACCGTCGCCCACGCGGCGGCTGTCACTTCCGAAGCTGCGGTTTCGGAAGTGGCCCCGGCCTCAGAGGCCGCTCCGGCTGAAGCGGCTGCGGCCGAAGCGCCGGCTCCGGCCCTGCTCGCTCACCAGAAGCCGCTGGAACTGGACCTTGCGTCCTCGTCCTTCGTCTTCCTTTCGACTGCCCTCGTGCTGATGATGACCCTGCCGGGTCTGGCCCTGTTCTACGGCGGTATGGTGCGTAAGAAGAACGTCATCGCCACCGTGACGCAATCCGTCGCCGTGTCGTGCGTCGCGGGCATCCTGTGGTATGTCGTCGGCTACAGCCTGTCCTTCGGGGTGGCTGATAAGGCGCTGTTCGGTCTTCCGGCCGAGACCGTCAACAAGTTCATCGGCGGTTTCGATACGGTCCTGCTGAAGGGCGTCACCAAGGATACGGCTTTCAATCTGGCTCCCGGCCTGCCTGAAATGCTGTGGATCTCCTATCAGATGACCTTTGCCATCATCACCCCGGCCCTGATCACCGGCGCCTTCGCCGAGCGTATCAAGCTGTCGGGTCTGCTGTTGTTCATGGCCCTGTGGTCGGTCTTCGTCTACGCGCCAATCTGTCACCAAGTGTGGGGCGGCGGCTTCATGGGCAGCATGGGCGTGCTCGACTTCGCCGGTGGCGCCGTTGTTCACGTCAACTCCGGTGTGGCTGGTCTGGTTGCGGCCCTCTTCCTCGGCCGTCGTAAGGGTTATGGCACCGAAGAAATGGCGCCTAACAACCTGATCTTCGTTATGATCGGCGCCGCGCTCCTGTTCGTCGGCTGGATCGGCTTCAACGCTGGCTCGGCCTGGACTCCGGACGGCATCGGCGCGGCCGCCCTGCTCAACACGATCCTGGCGGCACTGGCTGCGGCCCTGTCGTGGAAGCTGGTCGAATGGACCATCCGTCGCAAGCCGTCGCTGCTTGGCATCCTGTCCGGTCTAGTCGCTGGTCTGGTCGCCATCACCCCGGCTGCGGGCTTCGTCAACCCGACGGGCGCCCTGATCATCGGCCTGATCGCGGGTCCGGTCTGCTACGTCTTCGCTTCGTGGGTCAAGAAGCTGCTCGGCTACGATGACTCGCTGGACGCCTTCGGCATCCACGGCGCGGGCGGTGCCCTCGGCGCGGTCCTGACCGGCGTGTTCGCCGATCCGGCGATCAACAGCCTTTCGGAAGGTGCAAGCGTCGGTACGCAGATCATGGGTCTGGTTTACACGATCCTGTGGTCGGCCATCGGCACCCTCGTCATCCTCGTCATCTGCAAGTTCACTACGGGCCTGCGCGTGTCGGAAGCGGATGAAGAAGCGGGTCTCGACTCGGCTCTGCATGACGAAGTGCATCACTAA